From Camelina sativa cultivar DH55 chromosome 5, Cs, whole genome shotgun sequence:
CCTTTTTTTGGTTGAAGTTAAATGTTATCTCATAAAATGGCGTCTCTTCGTTTGATATATTTCCAATATCATTCTCTTTACACTTTTCGTTAATcagttgattttttaaaaatgataataaatcaattaaattGTCTCTCttctaaataaaattgaattttaattaagaaatgattttttattttttaaaacattagtGACAAGGTGAAACTAtagatggagaaagagagagctcattttacttatatataatatgcttTGTTACGTCGATTAACTTGTGCATTCCTTCTTCTTATGTTATTCACTCgtatatatgattgtttgttAGATTAACTTGTTCATTCATCCTTCTTTTGTTCTCTACAAACAAAAGGATAAGAAAGCTCgtgaaattttcttttgatatacaGTCTACCAATATTTTCATTCTTTTTGGGTACGTGCATGCAGGAATTTCTGGTGATCAGAATATGGCTGATCAGGACTTGCCTTCCGTTATAAACGTAGTTCTTGTAGTCAAGCTTCTAGACCATGTTGCAgctattcaaaaccaaaacagtgTGAAATCGTATTTTCACCAGACTAAGGTGATATAGTGTTTTGACATACATTCAAATATGAAGTGATTATATCTCCTATGCTTTTGCCTTCAGCTGATACGACGATGAACACtaattaaaagatatatttttaaaaatagtattttattttctaataattattttcataattcaaaatataatatagtactatatgttACTATACTTATACCAAACTAATTTTTGTAGGAATTGCAATTGTTAatagaatttaaaatattgCAAACCATTTGGTTTCTCAGgaagaaaatgataaattcaTGGAGAAAGAAACGAAGATCGAATCTAATAACCTTGCAGAAGCAGAGTTAATAGCGATGAAAGATAAGTCACGGATGGAGCATGATGAGCATACCATGAAACGTAAAATTTGTACTCAAAAACTTCGTATAGGTTCGTTTGTTCTTCAATTCACAACATGTGATCGATTTTAATAATCTCTGGTTGATCGATCTTTTTCAGGTGGAGCATGCGctaaaacaaaaagaggaaacaCATGAACAAGAGATGATGAAGCATTATGTGATTGATGTCTCCGACTCTGCAGCTGCTGATCATAATAAAGTACTAATAAAAGATCGACCACATAGATTCGGTGTGATTGTTGCAAACCTTTCAAATCATCATCTACTtctattttgtgtgttttattgtttttgctttttttacttttgcattTTCCCAACTCTATTGTAAAATGTTAGTATCAAGGCTCCATACATGTagcaattctcataaatacaataaatatgaACAAAATTGTGAGTTAAATTAGAAAGTGATCAAGATGCATATTTTCAAACTAGTTTTATAGAACCAAACGAACCGTACGAAGTAGATTTGGAGAGCCAGACCGACACACACGTTTAATAAATGGGCTCCGCCTTATCTTGTGCCTCTTTGACTATATTAGTGTGACATTTGATTTTCCCcaacacatacaaacaaaaagaagaNTCTTTTTCGTTCTTTCCTCCTCTACTTGAGATTATTTTCCAGTTTCCTGAATCTTTTGGACATGTCATATGCAGAGTCTTATGCCTTCTGGTCCACCAGTTGTTCGAACCTCATGGTTGAGTTGCTGCGGTTTGTTTGATGTGATGGCAGGATCTGAAAGATAATTTCAGGTTAGTTTAGCCTGTTTAGGAATCTGAGAAGCTGTTTCTTTTATAGATAAATTCTCTAAAACTGCATAACTTAAGACAGACTCTGGGCATCTGAACATCCTAGTAAGATAAGTAAGAGGGTTCGTTGACTTGAGCGGGAATTTTGGATAGTGGATGGCTCCTTAAGTATACTTAAGAGTTTCAATTATTTCTATATTCACACGTAAAACACTTCTTCAGAAGTATTTTTCCTACATTTTCCGGTCATGTTCTTGCTTTGAAGTGTTAAATTGGTTAGAAGTTAGAACCAATGACAATATTCAAGTTATCTAAAAACAACATTAATTTGGCTACCAGTGATATATATAGCAATATTAGCACTGTAGGATTCTAGTCTCTGAAACTTTGTTTGACTGACTCGGTAGCTACCTCGATGTTGTTTAAGTATTCTCTCCATTCTTCTCTAGGAATCAAGTCCATGAATATTGGTTTAATGTGTCCTAATCTTTCTTTTGATGTCATCAATGTCtcggtgatgatgatgaagagcagAAGATAAGCAGAAAAGCATAAATCAGCAAACAATGGACAGCAGAAAAGCTTAAAGAACAGCCAACAAGACAGTATTCATTGGGTCGTATATTCTTCTCTGTACATTCAAGCACTAATGTCTGTCTTTGCAACATAAATTTCTTGTGTTCATGTTTTGGAATTTTTAGATTCATGAGAACAGAACACAGTTCCTACTTTCCTACTCTTTTTCGTATATTCAACAGCACATTAATGGGCTTACCAGATACGGCCTTTTTGAGACGAAAGAATGGGCCTTATGAGTCCGTTAGCTGTTTACTTTAGGACAGCGACATTTAACGAAGCCGCTGACATTTTATGTTTCTCAGATCTGTCAGTGTCGGTGATCGACGCGGCGGCAgagagaataaataaataaaatcttcgAAAACACgaaaaattaattgtttatttaaaaaagcttcttttttctttttttgacaacgggatttttggagtttttaaGGCCGTAAGCTTGCTCACACGAATCAAACCCAACTAGCTTCTTTTACTAGATCCGATCCCGAAATATCCTACTTTCCTTGTTCACAAAGTTGCAATCTTTGAGGATCTTAGGCTCAACCCATTACTTCCTCTGGTAAGATTTGccccaatctttttttttttcagcaagcCTCATTGCTTCTGGGTACTGCTTTGAATGTATGATTCGACCACTGCTCATTGAATCTGTTTTACTAGATAATGTTTGTActgaattgtgattttttttggtgttaaataagttaaatttgattggatccttgtttcaatttttttttaacttttttcaaTTGAGTGTTAAGATCCGAGGTATGTTTTAGTTTGGTCATCTAGATCTGTGACAGCTATGTGtttcttgctttgtttttcaTATCTGCAGAGTTATCTTGTCCTCTGTGACaagttaagaaattttttagcCTAAAAGCTAATGAACATATCACATATGAGTATGAACGTCttttacttatttgtttttggttagtaAGCAG
This genomic window contains:
- the LOC104786133 gene encoding uncharacterized protein LOC104786133: MADQDLPSVINVVLVVKLLDHVAAIQNQNSVKSYFHQTKEENDKFMEKETKIESNNLAEAELIAMKDKSRMEHDEHTMKRGACAKTKRGNT